Sequence from the Deltaproteobacteria bacterium genome:
GCGGATGCGGAAATCGGTGAACTCGCCGGTGGCAGCGTCCCACCGACTCTCGCTGTGCTGCACCAGAGCGCCGGGTGGGCCGCCGCGGCACCAGACGAGGAGACGGTCGAGCTCCGTGGGTGGCCCCTCGGCCACGATCTCGACGGAGCCGTCGGGGCAATTGCGCGTCCAGCCTACGAGCCCGAGCCGCCGCGCTTGATCGACGGTGGCGTAGCGAAAGCCGACACCTTGCACCCGGCCGACCACGCTCAGATACAGCCGCGCAGAAGCCGACGACGGGCGCGCGCGATCGCTCATCGGCGCGCCTCGATGCCGGATGGCGGAGCCTGCAGCAAGGCGCGCAACTGCGCCTCGTCGAGCACGGGGACTCCGAGTTGTTTGGCCTTGTCGAGCTTGGAGCCGGGCTCCTCTCCGGCCACGACGTAGTCGGTCTTCTTGGTGACACTACCGGTTACCTTACCGCCCTCGGCCTCGATAAGCCGAACCGCTTCGTCGCGTGGAATCGCCAACGCTCCGGTCAAGACGAAGGTTCGCCCGGCCAGCTTGTCGCCGCGAAGGCGGCGCTCGCCCGCGGGCTGTACGCCCGCGCGCAGCAGCCGGCTGATGACTTCGCGGTTCTGTTTCATGGCGAAGAAGGCGCGAATCGCGCGCGCGGTTTCGGGGCCGACTTCGCGGATCGACAGCAGCTCGTCCTCGCCGGCATGCTCCAGCGCTGCGATGTTGCCGAAATGCTCGGCGAGCAGAGCAGCCATATGCTCGCCAACCTGCGGTATGCCGAGCCCGTTGATAAAGCGCGCCAGGGTGGTGTGCTTGCTCGCAGTAATCGCATCGATAATGTTCTGCGCCGACTTCTCGGCCATACGTTCCAACTCGACGAGCTGCTCCTTGGTGAGGTCGTACAGGTCAGCCACGCTTCTTACCAATTCCGCCTCAATCAACTGGGTGACCAGCTTGTCGCCCAGACCATCGATGTTGAGGGCGTGCTTCGAGGCGAAGTGCCGGATTGCCTCGCGCAACTTCGCCGGGCAACTCATGCCGATGCAGCGATACGCCGCCTCGCCCTCCTCACGCACCACCCTGCTTCCGCACACCGGGCAGGTTGCGGGCATGTGGAACTTGCGCTCCCGGCCCGTGCGCTCGCTGGTGACGACGCCGACGACGTAGGGAATCACGTCGCCGGCGCGCTCGATGATCACGGTGTCCCCGATGCGGACGTCTTTGCGCTCGACCTCGTCCATATTGTGCAGCGAAGCGTTGGAGACGGTAACTCCGCCAACCGGCACCGGC
This genomic interval carries:
- a CDS encoding acylphosphatase; this encodes MSDRARPSSASARLYLSVVGRVQGVGFRYATVDQARRLGLVGWTRNCPDGSVEIVAEGPPTELDRLLVWCRGGPPGALVQHSESRWDAATGEFTDFRIRY